In Gemmatimonadaceae bacterium, one genomic interval encodes:
- a CDS encoding CPBP family intramembrane glutamic endopeptidase produces MPAPAVPSRGASSYWRATRQSRYSLIFALPLLLLYEGMAAFLPMRETRGVRNGADVILKSVFSLVAGRHGPLVFEIVLIAVCVWLVRRDLESHGGFHAMRGRIFLGMSVESVLLALVFGVIVGTITARLLGVFGAASIAPMQTLDTPTRIMVSLGAGLYEELLFRVILVSALALLARRAFRWRPGAANVFATLVGALLFSTAHYVGALGDQFTLQSFVFRAISGVFFSAIYLWRGFGIDAWTHALYDVFLVLAS; encoded by the coding sequence ATGCCCGCTCCTGCCGTTCCCTCGCGAGGCGCGTCCAGCTACTGGCGCGCGACGCGCCAGTCGAGATACAGCCTCATCTTCGCGCTCCCGCTATTGCTCCTCTACGAGGGCATGGCGGCGTTCCTGCCGATGCGCGAAACGCGGGGCGTCCGGAACGGCGCGGACGTCATCCTCAAGTCGGTCTTCTCGCTCGTCGCCGGCCGGCACGGGCCGCTCGTGTTCGAGATCGTGCTCATCGCGGTGTGCGTGTGGCTCGTGCGCCGCGACCTCGAGTCGCACGGCGGATTCCACGCCATGCGCGGGCGCATTTTCCTCGGCATGAGCGTGGAATCGGTGCTGCTCGCGCTCGTGTTCGGCGTGATCGTCGGCACGATCACGGCGCGCCTGCTCGGCGTGTTCGGCGCGGCGAGTATCGCGCCCATGCAGACGCTCGACACGCCAACGCGCATCATGGTATCGCTCGGCGCCGGGTTGTACGAGGAGCTGCTGTTCCGGGTGATTTTGGTGTCGGCGCTCGCACTGCTGGCGCGACGCGCATTTCGATGGCGGCCGGGCGCAGCCAACGTGTTCGCCACGCTCGTGGGCGCGCTGTTGTTCTCCACCGCCCATTACGTGGGCGCCCTCGGCGACCAGTTCACGCTGCAGTCGTTCGTGTTCCGCGCGATCAGCGGCGTGTTCTTCAGCGCGATCTATCTCTGGCGCGGGTTCGGCATCGACGCCTGGACCCACGCCCTCTACGACGTGTTCCTGGTTCTCGCCAGTTAG
- a CDS encoding response regulator transcription factor, producing the protein MTARPRLLLADDHSLLCEGLRGLLEPDNDVVGVVHDGRDVVETVERLDPDLVMLDISLPGKDGLTLTRELRAVRPDQRIIILTMHAERLYADEALRAGARAFLLKLASGAELRFAVSEVLAGRTYVTPLLASAAGASTSADAATSLATDGPPLTARQLEVLQLVGRGLTTFEVAQELGVSEKAVEFHKTRIKKTLGLSSNAALMRYAVAHNIV; encoded by the coding sequence ATGACCGCCCGACCGCGCCTGTTGCTCGCCGACGACCACAGCCTGCTCTGCGAGGGTCTGCGCGGGCTGCTCGAACCCGACAACGACGTGGTCGGCGTCGTCCACGATGGACGCGATGTGGTCGAAACCGTGGAGCGCCTCGATCCCGACCTCGTGATGCTGGACATCTCGCTGCCCGGGAAAGACGGCCTAACGTTGACCCGCGAGCTGCGGGCCGTGCGTCCCGACCAGCGCATCATCATTCTCACCATGCACGCCGAACGCCTCTACGCCGACGAAGCGCTGCGCGCGGGCGCCCGCGCGTTTCTCCTCAAGCTCGCGTCGGGCGCGGAGCTCAGGTTTGCGGTGAGCGAAGTGCTGGCCGGCCGGACGTACGTCACGCCGCTCCTCGCGAGTGCGGCCGGTGCGTCGACGTCGGCCGATGCCGCAACCTCGCTGGCGACGGACGGGCCGCCGCTCACGGCGCGTCAGCTCGAGGTGTTGCAGCTGGTCGGGCGGGGGCTCACGACGTTCGAGGTGGCACAAGAGTTGGGCGTGAGCGAGAAAGCGGTGGAGTTTCACAAGACGCGCATCAAGAAGACACTCGGCCTGAGCAGCAACGCCGCGCTGATGCGCTACGCCGTCGCGCACAACATCGTGTAG
- a CDS encoding sensor histidine kinase, with product MGNLVRTASPELWWVFVGAALAAGILTAAIVASIIIQQRRYLTATRSFSGKLLAAQEEERARIARELHDDVIQRVALLGQSLDDLAAFSHDGDRQFERRVRGLRAELVDFADEIRALAHRMHPPVLDHLGLPAALSTLAGEMWTASRLRVGLDLDRSPVDVPPAIAAGLYRIAQESLRNVVKHAGASSAIVRLARSDGGVQLVIEDNGVGFDTGAPPGAAGNGAGGIGLTSITERARQFGGRVAVQSRPGAGTRVVAWIPLGDQPA from the coding sequence GTGGGGAATCTTGTGCGAACGGCGTCACCCGAGCTCTGGTGGGTCTTCGTCGGTGCCGCCCTGGCAGCTGGAATCCTGACCGCGGCCATCGTCGCGTCGATCATCATCCAGCAGCGGCGATACCTGACGGCGACGCGGTCTTTCAGCGGCAAGCTGCTCGCCGCGCAGGAAGAAGAACGCGCGCGGATCGCGCGCGAGCTGCACGATGACGTGATTCAGCGCGTCGCGCTGCTCGGCCAGTCGTTAGACGACCTGGCGGCGTTCTCGCACGATGGCGACCGGCAATTCGAGCGGCGCGTGCGCGGCCTGCGCGCCGAGCTCGTGGACTTCGCCGATGAGATTCGCGCGCTCGCGCACCGCATGCATCCGCCGGTGCTCGATCATCTCGGCCTCCCGGCGGCACTGTCCACGCTGGCCGGAGAGATGTGGACTGCCTCGCGTCTGCGCGTAGGGCTGGATCTCGACCGCAGTCCGGTGGACGTCCCGCCCGCGATCGCCGCAGGACTCTACCGGATTGCGCAGGAGTCGCTGCGCAACGTCGTGAAGCACGCCGGGGCGTCGAGCGCGATCGTGCGCCTGGCGCGGTCGGATGGCGGCGTGCAGCTCGTGATCGAAGACAACGGCGTCGGCTTCGACACCGGAGCGCCGCCGGGAGCCGCCGGAAACGGCGCCGGGGGGATCGGCCTCACGAGCATCACGGAGCGCGCGCGCCAGTTCGGCGGCCGCGTGGCGGTGCAGTCGCGGCCGGGAGCGGGGACGCGGGTGGTGGCGTGGATTCCGTTAGGCGACCAGCCGGCATGA
- a CDS encoding S8 family serine peptidase has translation MTVLLAAAGAAACSDLPTAPSLGESVRADLGAGAPPQRLIVMKQGATSMAGLVAQVQSLGGHLVRAVPEINVVTVSGLSDAAAAVIANRSDVDGLQADPEVAMIPPREQILGTPTQAQSDQTGAFFFQAFQWNIRQIKADQAYLASNQGNGTLVCVLDSGIDPNHLDLQGKVDLGISTSFVPSEPDIIDHNFHGTFVSALISSNGLGIASVAPDAKLCMVKVLDKNGMGSFSSVIAGIVYAATHGANVINMSLGALETIKGPDDVHLVDAVTRAINFAIKNGTVPVAASGNNAVNLSTAGPHVMEIPAEIPGVISAGATAPVAQQDFDRIASYSNLGFPGVDVFAPGGDEVQGSVLQDLIISACAATAVPQCAGEISYVFAAGTSFASPHVAGEAAVVVSDFAKGESVGHLTACIESSADHPTGKVVDPLYGHGRIDVLTAAACKN, from the coding sequence GTGACCGTTCTGCTCGCCGCCGCCGGCGCGGCCGCGTGCAGCGACCTGCCCACGGCGCCATCGTTAGGCGAAAGCGTCCGCGCGGATCTCGGCGCCGGGGCGCCGCCGCAGCGCCTGATCGTCATGAAGCAGGGTGCCACCTCGATGGCCGGCCTGGTGGCGCAGGTGCAATCGTTAGGCGGGCACCTCGTGCGCGCGGTGCCCGAGATCAACGTCGTCACGGTGAGCGGGTTGAGCGATGCCGCCGCGGCCGTCATCGCGAATCGCAGCGACGTCGACGGCCTCCAGGCCGATCCCGAGGTCGCGATGATTCCGCCGCGGGAGCAGATCCTCGGAACGCCGACCCAGGCACAGTCGGATCAAACCGGCGCCTTCTTCTTCCAGGCGTTCCAGTGGAACATCCGGCAGATCAAAGCCGACCAGGCGTATCTCGCCTCGAACCAGGGCAACGGCACGCTCGTGTGCGTGCTCGACAGCGGCATCGATCCCAACCACCTCGATCTCCAGGGGAAAGTCGATCTCGGCATCAGCACGTCGTTCGTCCCCAGCGAGCCCGACATTATCGACCACAATTTCCACGGCACGTTCGTATCGGCGCTGATTTCGTCGAACGGACTCGGCATCGCGTCGGTCGCGCCCGATGCGAAGCTGTGCATGGTCAAGGTGCTCGACAAGAACGGGATGGGATCCTTCAGCAGTGTCATCGCCGGGATCGTCTACGCGGCCACTCACGGCGCGAACGTAATCAACATGAGCCTCGGTGCGCTGGAAACGATCAAGGGACCGGACGACGTGCACCTGGTGGATGCGGTCACGCGCGCCATCAATTTCGCGATCAAGAATGGAACGGTGCCGGTGGCGGCATCGGGCAACAATGCCGTCAATCTGTCGACGGCGGGTCCCCACGTGATGGAGATTCCCGCCGAGATTCCCGGGGTGATTTCGGCAGGCGCCACGGCGCCGGTGGCTCAGCAGGACTTCGATCGGATCGCCTCGTACTCGAACCTGGGATTCCCGGGCGTCGATGTGTTTGCGCCGGGCGGCGACGAGGTGCAGGGCAGTGTGCTTCAGGATCTCATCATTTCGGCGTGCGCAGCGACGGCGGTGCCGCAGTGCGCGGGCGAGATCTCGTACGTCTTCGCCGCCGGAACCAGTTTCGCCTCGCCGCACGTCGCGGGCGAAGCGGCGGTGGTGGTGTCGGATTTCGCGAAGGGTGAAAGCGTTGGGCATCTCACGGCCTGCATCGAATCCTCGGCGGATCACCCGACCGGCAAAGTGGTCGATCCGCTCTACGGGCATGGCCGGATCGACGTGCTGACGGCCGCGGCGTGCAAGAATTGA
- a CDS encoding aquaporin, with product MREYITECIGTFFLVFTVCLTVLNGTPGAPLAIGVSLMIMVYMGGHISGGHYNPAVTLAVWMRGKLSGSQVVPYWIAQLIGAIIAGLISYFIMGKSFVVAPAPSATTLQVLVIEFLFTFALCLVVLQTATNPKTSGNSYYGLAIGLTITAGVYAGGGVSGGAFNPAVGTGPAIASMITGGGTMSHVWLYIVGGLLGGAAAAAVYKVQSPET from the coding sequence ATGCGCGAGTATATCACGGAGTGCATCGGTACCTTCTTTCTCGTATTCACCGTATGCCTGACCGTGCTGAACGGTACGCCGGGAGCGCCGCTCGCCATCGGCGTGTCGCTGATGATCATGGTGTACATGGGCGGCCACATCTCGGGCGGCCATTACAATCCGGCGGTCACGCTCGCGGTCTGGATGCGCGGAAAACTGAGCGGCTCGCAGGTGGTACCGTACTGGATCGCCCAGCTCATCGGCGCCATTATCGCGGGACTCATCTCGTATTTCATCATGGGGAAGTCGTTTGTCGTGGCGCCCGCGCCGTCGGCGACCACGCTGCAGGTGCTGGTGATCGAGTTCCTGTTCACGTTCGCGCTCTGTCTCGTCGTGCTGCAGACGGCGACGAATCCGAAAACCTCGGGCAATTCGTACTACGGACTTGCCATTGGCCTAACGATTACCGCCGGCGTGTACGCGGGCGGCGGCGTCTCGGGCGGCGCGTTCAATCCAGCGGTCGGCACGGGTCCGGCGATCGCGAGCATGATCACGGGCGGCGGTACGATGTCGCACGTGTGGCTCTACATCGTCGGCGGATTGCTCGGCGGCGCGGCCGCGGCGGCGGTCTACAAGGTGCAGAGTCCGGAAACCTGA
- a CDS encoding universal stress protein has translation MVVRRVVVGVDFSAESVAAVRWAARELAADAELVLVHAVDVPEAPHFLRGRFPPRETLAGTAHQGADRQLRELSASLGVQRIWLEVRDGRADEVVGAVAAEYGADLVVTGAHGKRSGVLKRLGSTAERVARAAPAPVMLAREPLPVTPSTVLVAMDEAGLTPGLQRWTAFLAARFDAAVTGFHVVSESVLGTLVSLAAIVTGSPEPEIPSLGVGALEDAHVWMQELVQHGFDRTRTRGEVAYGDPADEIVAAATRLSARVIVMGRHRAGGVRQTLLGSVADRVLRAAPCSVLVVTEPGVDSAVSGAERPAA, from the coding sequence ATGGTCGTGCGACGCGTCGTGGTGGGAGTCGATTTCAGCGCCGAGTCGGTGGCGGCCGTGCGTTGGGCCGCACGGGAACTCGCTGCCGATGCGGAGCTCGTGCTCGTGCACGCGGTGGACGTACCGGAGGCGCCGCATTTTCTGCGCGGCCGCTTTCCGCCGCGTGAGACGCTCGCCGGCACGGCGCATCAGGGCGCCGACCGCCAGCTCCGCGAGCTCAGCGCATCGCTCGGCGTGCAACGCATCTGGCTCGAAGTCCGCGATGGACGCGCCGACGAAGTCGTCGGTGCGGTGGCCGCGGAGTACGGCGCCGATCTGGTCGTGACCGGCGCGCACGGCAAGCGAAGCGGCGTGCTCAAGCGGTTAGGCAGCACGGCCGAGCGCGTCGCGCGCGCGGCGCCGGCGCCGGTGATGCTGGCGCGCGAACCGCTGCCCGTCACACCATCGACCGTGCTCGTGGCGATGGATGAGGCGGGCCTCACGCCCGGCTTGCAACGGTGGACCGCGTTCCTCGCCGCGCGCTTCGACGCCGCGGTCACCGGCTTTCACGTGGTGAGCGAGAGTGTGCTCGGCACGCTGGTCTCGCTCGCCGCCATCGTGACGGGATCGCCGGAGCCGGAGATTCCGTCGTTAGGCGTCGGCGCGCTGGAAGATGCGCACGTCTGGATGCAGGAGCTCGTCCAGCACGGCTTCGACCGCACGCGCACCCGCGGCGAGGTCGCTTACGGCGACCCGGCCGATGAGATCGTGGCGGCCGCGACCCGTCTCTCCGCCCGGGTGATCGTGATGGGCCGCCACCGCGCGGGCGGCGTGCGCCAGACCCTGTTAGGCAGCGTGGCCGACCGCGTGCTGCGCGCGGCGCCGTGCTCCGTGCTCGTCGTTACCGAGCCGGGGGTCGACAGCGCGGTGTCCGGCGCCGAGCGGCCCGCCGCATGA